Proteins from one Hydrogenophaga sp. SL48 genomic window:
- a CDS encoding O-acetylhomoserine aminocarboxypropyltransferase/cysteine synthase family protein: MKIETIAVHGGYTPDPTTKAVAVPIYQTVAYAFDDTQHGADLFDLKVAGNIYSRIMNPTNGVLEARLAALEGGIGALAMASGMAAITAAIQTIAESGDNIVSASTLYGGTYNLFAHTFPQQGITVRFADPRDPAAFAALIDERTKAIYCESIGNPLGNVTDIGALAAVAHAAGVPLIVDNTVTSPYLCRPFEHGADIVVHSLTKYLGGHGTTIGGAIVDSGKFPWAEHKARFKRLNEPDVSYHGVVYTEALGAAAYIGRARVVPLRNMGAALSPMNAFQILQGIETLALRMDRICENAVKVATHLQNHPKVDWVNYAGLPGHKDHALVQQYMGGRASGIISFGLKSADAIAAGTRFQDALQLFTRLVNIGDAKSLACHPATTTHRQLNPDEMKKAGVSPDMVRLSIGIEHIDDLMADLEQALAKV; the protein is encoded by the coding sequence ATGAAAATCGAAACCATCGCCGTGCACGGCGGCTACACCCCCGACCCCACCACCAAGGCGGTGGCGGTGCCGATCTACCAGACCGTGGCCTACGCGTTCGACGACACGCAACACGGCGCCGACCTGTTCGACCTCAAGGTGGCGGGCAACATCTACAGCCGCATCATGAACCCGACCAATGGCGTGCTCGAAGCGCGCCTGGCGGCACTCGAAGGCGGCATCGGCGCGCTGGCCATGGCCTCGGGCATGGCGGCGATCACGGCCGCGATCCAGACCATTGCCGAGTCGGGCGACAACATCGTCTCGGCCTCCACGCTCTACGGCGGCACCTACAACCTGTTCGCCCACACCTTCCCGCAGCAGGGCATCACCGTGCGTTTCGCCGACCCGCGCGACCCGGCCGCGTTCGCCGCGCTGATCGACGAGCGCACCAAGGCGATCTACTGCGAGTCCATCGGCAACCCGCTGGGCAACGTGACCGACATCGGCGCGCTGGCCGCCGTGGCCCACGCCGCCGGCGTGCCGCTGATCGTGGACAACACCGTGACCAGCCCCTACCTGTGCCGCCCGTTTGAACACGGCGCCGACATCGTGGTGCACTCGCTGACCAAATACCTCGGCGGCCACGGCACCACCATCGGTGGCGCCATCGTCGACAGCGGCAAATTCCCGTGGGCGGAGCACAAGGCCCGCTTCAAGCGCCTGAACGAACCCGACGTGAGCTACCACGGCGTGGTTTACACCGAAGCGCTGGGCGCGGCGGCCTACATCGGCCGTGCGCGCGTGGTGCCGCTGCGCAACATGGGCGCGGCGCTCTCGCCGATGAACGCGTTCCAGATCCTGCAGGGCATCGAGACCCTGGCGCTGCGCATGGACCGCATCTGCGAGAACGCGGTCAAGGTCGCCACGCACCTGCAGAACCACCCCAAGGTGGACTGGGTCAACTACGCCGGCCTGCCCGGCCACAAGGACCACGCGCTGGTGCAGCAATACATGGGTGGTCGCGCCTCCGGCATCATCAGCTTCGGCCTGAAGTCGGCCGACGCGATTGCGGCCGGCACACGTTTCCAGGACGCGCTGCAGCTCTTCACCCGCCTGGTCAACATCGGCGACGCCAAGTCGCTGGCCTGCCACCCGGCCACCACCACGCACCGCCAGCTCAACCCCGACGAGATGAAGAAGGCCGGCGTGAGCCCCGACATGGTTCGCCTGTCGATCGGCATCGAGCACATTGACGACCTGATGGCCGATCTGGAGCAGGCGCTGGCGAAGGTGTGA
- a CDS encoding HAD-IIB family hydrolase, translated as MPHFPLSPSLADWPQTERAGIHGVLTDIDDTLTTEGAITPDALAALHRLRAVGLPVFAITGRPAGWSEAFALAWPVNAIVAENGAVALWRGADGALCKAWLQDEATRRANATQLQAVAQHILSALPHTRLSQDSPGRETDIAIDHSEFTQLDEATIAQVVRLMQDGGLNATVSSIHINGWIGGHDKLAGARWIVRERLGRDLDAELRRWVYVGDSTNDATMFGHCPHSVGVANVARFWDRLAHRPRYVTQRERGAGFAEVAQAVLSAREAS; from the coding sequence ATGCCCCACTTCCCCCTTTCCCCGTCACTGGCCGACTGGCCGCAGACCGAGCGCGCCGGCATCCACGGGGTGCTCACCGACATCGACGACACGCTCACCACCGAAGGCGCCATCACGCCCGACGCGCTGGCCGCACTGCACCGGCTGCGCGCGGTCGGCCTGCCGGTGTTCGCCATCACCGGGCGCCCGGCGGGCTGGAGCGAGGCCTTTGCACTGGCCTGGCCGGTGAACGCCATCGTCGCGGAGAACGGCGCCGTGGCCTTGTGGCGCGGGGCGGACGGCGCGCTGTGCAAGGCCTGGCTGCAGGACGAGGCCACGCGGCGCGCCAACGCAACCCAGCTGCAGGCGGTGGCGCAGCACATCCTGAGCGCGCTGCCGCACACCCGGCTGTCGCAGGACAGCCCCGGCCGCGAAACCGACATCGCCATCGACCACAGCGAGTTCACGCAACTGGACGAGGCGACCATCGCTCAGGTGGTGCGGCTGATGCAGGACGGCGGGCTGAACGCCACCGTGAGCTCGATCCACATCAACGGCTGGATCGGCGGCCACGACAAGCTGGCCGGCGCTCGCTGGATCGTGCGCGAGCGGCTCGGCCGCGACCTCGACGCCGAGCTGCGGCGCTGGGTCTATGTCGGCGACTCGACCAACGACGCCACCATGTTCGGCCACTGCCCTCACAGCGTGGGCGTGGCCAATGTGGCTCGCTTCTGGGACCGGCTCGCGCACCGGCCGCGGTATGTGACGCAGCGCGAGCGCGGCGCCGGTTTTGCCGAGGTGGCGCAGGCCGTGCTCTCGGCGCGGGAGGCCTCGTGA
- a CDS encoding TlyA family RNA methyltransferase: MRADQLLVDRGLAASRSQAQRLIAAGVRWRVSPGDWKAVTKNGEELRETVELELLDTAESRFVSRGGLKLDGALTHCGLDVTGQRCLDVGQSSGGFTDCLLQRGAAAVVGVDVGQGQLHPKLRSDARVACIEKCNARELTAEQLVQTGGEAASAPFDLIVGDLSFISQTLVWPAIVPLLKDGGHLLMLVKPQFELQPGQIGKGGLVKDAASYVLVRERITLACVDNGLTLQDFFESAITGGDGNREFFVWAKRAA, translated from the coding sequence ATGCGTGCCGATCAATTGCTCGTTGACCGCGGCCTTGCCGCATCCCGTTCGCAGGCCCAACGGCTGATCGCCGCGGGGGTGCGCTGGCGTGTGTCACCCGGCGACTGGAAAGCCGTCACCAAAAACGGCGAGGAGCTGCGCGAGACGGTGGAGCTGGAGCTGCTGGACACGGCGGAGTCCCGCTTTGTGTCGCGCGGTGGCTTGAAGCTCGACGGCGCACTCACGCACTGTGGCCTCGACGTGACCGGTCAACGCTGCCTCGACGTGGGGCAGAGCAGCGGTGGTTTCACGGACTGCCTGCTGCAACGCGGCGCCGCAGCGGTGGTGGGCGTGGACGTGGGCCAGGGCCAGTTGCACCCCAAGCTGCGCAGCGATGCGCGGGTGGCCTGCATCGAGAAATGCAACGCCCGCGAACTCACGGCGGAGCAACTGGTGCAAACCGGGGGCGAGGCCGCTTCCGCACCGTTCGACCTGATCGTGGGGGACCTGTCGTTCATCTCGCAGACGCTGGTGTGGCCGGCCATCGTGCCGCTGTTGAAAGACGGTGGCCACCTGCTGATGCTGGTGAAGCCGCAGTTCGAACTGCAGCCGGGCCAGATTGGCAAGGGAGGCCTGGTGAAGGACGCGGCGAGCTATGTGCTGGTGCGCGAGCGCATCACGCTGGCCTGTGTGGACAACGGTCTGACACTGCAGGATTTTTTTGAAAGTGCCATCACCGGCGGTGACGGCAACCGCGAATTTTTCGTCTGGGCGAAGCGGGCTGCGTGA
- a CDS encoding YeeE/YedE family protein gives MDWTTGIERWGEPTVLALCGLAVGLGFGFFAQRSRFCLRAAVVEFWHGKFGEKLAVWLLAFATAVVVVQLFVVSGTLDVSTARQLATRGSLSGALVGGLIFGVGMVMTRGCASRLLVLSANGNLRALLSGLVFAVTAQAALGGALAPLREAIAGWWVVDGGPSRSLLALMGVGPMDGLAFGALWLVVAGFFAHHSGWSFWKWAGGVGTGLMVALAWAGTYQVMSHSFEPVQIQGLTFSGPSAEWLMRVLAEPGEPWTFGLGLMPGVFVGSLIGALVGGDWKLEGFGGGYTMPRYIVGAIFMGFGSMLAGGCAVGAGMTGGAIFAVTAWLTLGGMWVGGGLADRLFDRAHAPAPAPAVP, from the coding sequence ATGGACTGGACGACCGGGATCGAACGCTGGGGCGAACCCACGGTGCTCGCGCTGTGCGGGCTGGCGGTGGGGCTGGGTTTCGGCTTTTTTGCACAGCGCTCGCGCTTTTGCCTGCGCGCGGCGGTGGTGGAGTTCTGGCACGGCAAGTTCGGCGAGAAGCTGGCCGTGTGGCTGCTGGCGTTCGCCACGGCGGTGGTGGTGGTGCAGCTGTTCGTGGTGAGCGGGACGCTGGACGTGAGCACCGCGCGCCAGCTCGCCACCCGCGGCAGCCTCTCGGGCGCGCTGGTGGGCGGGCTGATCTTCGGCGTGGGCATGGTCATGACCCGCGGCTGCGCCAGCCGCTTGCTGGTGCTGTCGGCCAACGGCAACCTGCGGGCGTTGCTCTCGGGCCTGGTCTTTGCGGTGACGGCGCAGGCGGCGCTCGGCGGCGCGCTGGCGCCACTGCGCGAGGCCATCGCCGGCTGGTGGGTGGTGGACGGTGGCCCCTCGCGCAGCCTGCTGGCCCTGATGGGCGTGGGCCCGATGGACGGTCTGGCCTTTGGGGCGCTGTGGCTGGTGGTGGCCGGGTTCTTTGCCCATCACAGCGGCTGGAGCTTCTGGAAGTGGGCCGGCGGCGTCGGCACGGGCCTGATGGTGGCGCTGGCCTGGGCCGGCACCTACCAGGTGATGAGCCACTCCTTCGAACCGGTGCAGATCCAGGGGCTCACCTTCAGTGGCCCCTCGGCCGAGTGGCTGATGCGCGTGCTGGCCGAGCCCGGTGAGCCCTGGACCTTCGGTCTGGGCCTGATGCCCGGGGTGTTCGTCGGCTCGCTGATCGGTGCGCTGGTCGGGGGCGACTGGAAGCTCGAAGGTTTCGGCGGCGGCTACACCATGCCGCGCTACATCGTGGGGGCCATCTTCATGGGCTTCGGTTCCATGCTGGCCGGCGGCTGCGCGGTCGGCGCGGGCATGACGGGCGGTGCCATCTTCGCCGTGACCGCCTGGCTCACGCTGGGCGGCATGTGGGTGGGCGGCGGCCTGGCCGACCGGCTGTTCGACAGGGCGCACGCCCCCGCGCCGGCCCCGGCCGTGCCCTGA
- a CDS encoding septal ring lytic transglycosylase RlpA family protein, with product MPIRPRSRTRCGRALTALLWVALLAGCSAPVPAPVGAARSADAVDSGRPAAAPPASPSVSVPPAEPPASVDPSPELAPPAVTPSAPDQLIDRGLASWYGRRFHGRRTASGERYDMHDFTAAHKTLPFGTRVRVRSLQTGKEVVVRINDRGPYRHRRIIDLSQAAITALGVRHRGVTSVELLRE from the coding sequence ATGCCCATTCGCCCACGATCACGAACCCGCTGCGGCCGCGCACTGACCGCGCTGCTGTGGGTGGCCTTGCTGGCCGGCTGCTCCGCACCCGTTCCCGCGCCGGTGGGTGCGGCCCGCAGCGCCGACGCGGTGGACAGCGGCCGACCCGCCGCTGCTCCGCCCGCGTCCCCATCCGTCTCAGTGCCTCCGGCGGAACCGCCTGCGAGCGTGGACCCTTCTCCCGAGCTGGCCCCGCCCGCTGTCACCCCGTCGGCCCCCGATCAGCTGATCGACCGTGGGCTGGCGTCCTGGTACGGGCGCCGGTTTCACGGCCGCCGCACCGCCAGCGGTGAGCGCTACGACATGCACGATTTCACCGCCGCGCACAAGACCCTGCCGTTCGGCACCCGGGTGCGGGTGCGCAGCCTGCAGACCGGCAAGGAGGTGGTGGTGCGCATCAATGACCGAGGCCCTTACCGGCACCGGCGCATCATCGACCTGAGCCAGGCCGCGATCACGGCGCTGGGCGTGCGCCACCGGGGCGTGACCTCGGTGGAGTTGCTGAGAGAATGA
- a CDS encoding AMP-binding protein → MDRPWLSQYPAGVPADIDVQRFASLKDVLASSCARFADRPAYSSMGTAMSFRELDDASRAFAAWLQKVAGLQRGDRVALMMPNLLQYPVALFGVLRAGMVVVNVNPLYTPRELEHQLKDAGARAIVVVENFAHTLEQVIGATQVRAVVTTQVGDLLPPLKRLLTNAVVKHVRKLVPPWRLAGAVDFRHALSAGRAQTLDDVPLQHGDLAFLQYTGGTTGVAKGAMLSHGNMVANVLQVAAWMSPNLNDGEETLILPLPMYHVFALTGALSFFCKGAQAVLIPNPRDLPAFLQVLRKTRFTAIIGVNTLFRALLDAPGFAEVNLGSLKLAVAGGMAVQHVVAHRWKERAGVPLVEGYGLTESAPVAIANPVTIPEWSGQIGVPLPSTEAAILDDDDAPVALGEVGEICLRGPQVMQGYWNHPEETAKAFTADGWLRTGDMGVMDERGSIRITDRKKDMIVVSGFKVFPNEIEDVLTMHPGVLEAAAIGVRDERSGEAVKVVIVPITPGLTEAEVLAHCKLHLTGYKMPRVVEFRSEPLPKTNIGKILRRELRNGAVATAALTAPVASSRPAGPG, encoded by the coding sequence ATGGACAGACCCTGGCTCAGTCAATACCCGGCCGGCGTGCCGGCGGACATCGACGTTCAGCGATTCGCTTCACTCAAGGACGTGCTGGCCAGCAGCTGCGCACGGTTTGCCGACCGGCCGGCCTACAGCTCGATGGGCACGGCGATGAGCTTTCGCGAGCTCGACGATGCCAGCCGTGCCTTCGCCGCCTGGCTGCAGAAGGTGGCGGGTCTCCAGCGCGGCGATCGGGTCGCCCTCATGATGCCCAATCTGCTGCAGTACCCGGTGGCGCTGTTCGGCGTGTTGCGCGCCGGCATGGTGGTGGTGAATGTCAACCCCTTGTACACCCCGCGCGAGCTGGAGCACCAGCTGAAGGACGCCGGCGCCCGGGCGATCGTGGTGGTGGAGAACTTTGCCCACACGCTGGAGCAGGTGATCGGTGCCACCCAGGTGCGCGCGGTGGTGACGACGCAGGTGGGTGATTTGTTGCCACCGTTGAAGCGGCTGCTGACGAACGCGGTGGTCAAACATGTGAGGAAGCTGGTGCCCCCGTGGCGGCTGGCCGGCGCCGTGGACTTCAGGCATGCGCTGTCGGCGGGCCGCGCGCAGACGCTCGACGACGTCCCTCTCCAGCACGGCGATCTCGCTTTCCTTCAGTACACCGGCGGGACCACCGGGGTGGCCAAGGGCGCGATGCTCAGTCACGGCAACATGGTCGCCAACGTGCTCCAGGTGGCCGCGTGGATGTCGCCCAACCTGAACGACGGCGAGGAGACGCTGATCCTCCCGCTGCCGATGTACCACGTGTTTGCACTGACCGGTGCGCTGTCCTTCTTCTGCAAGGGGGCGCAGGCGGTGCTGATTCCCAACCCGCGCGATCTGCCGGCCTTCCTCCAGGTGCTGCGGAAGACCCGCTTCACCGCGATCATCGGGGTCAACACCCTGTTCCGCGCCCTGCTCGACGCACCGGGTTTCGCCGAGGTGAACCTGGGTTCCCTCAAGCTGGCGGTGGCCGGCGGCATGGCGGTGCAGCATGTGGTGGCGCACCGCTGGAAAGAGCGGGCGGGCGTGCCCCTGGTGGAGGGCTATGGCCTCACCGAGAGCGCCCCGGTGGCGATCGCCAACCCGGTCACCATCCCGGAATGGAGCGGCCAGATCGGCGTGCCGCTGCCGAGCACGGAGGCGGCCATTCTGGACGACGACGACGCGCCGGTTGCACTCGGCGAGGTGGGCGAAATCTGCCTGCGCGGCCCGCAGGTGATGCAGGGCTACTGGAACCATCCCGAGGAGACGGCCAAGGCATTCACCGCCGACGGCTGGCTGCGCACCGGTGACATGGGTGTGATGGACGAACGCGGCAGCATCCGCATCACCGACCGCAAGAAGGACATGATCGTGGTCTCGGGTTTCAAGGTGTTCCCCAACGAGATCGAGGACGTGCTGACCATGCACCCCGGGGTGCTGGAGGCCGCGGCGATCGGCGTGCGCGACGAGCGTTCGGGCGAGGCGGTCAAGGTGGTGATCGTGCCCATCACTCCGGGGCTGACCGAAGCCGAGGTGCTCGCGCACTGCAAGCTGCACCTGACCGGCTACAAGATGCCGCGTGTGGTGGAGTTTCGCAGTGAGCCGTTGCCCAAGACCAACATCGGCAAGATCCTGCGCCGCGAACTGCGCAATGGTGCGGTTGCGACGGCGGCGTTGACGGCCCCCGTGGCCTCATCCCGGCCTGCCGGGCCGGGTTGA
- the ahcY gene encoding adenosylhomocysteinase produces MNARIPTAVNTDCAITDISLAAWGRKEIRIAETEMPGLMAIREEFAKAQPLKGARVTGSLHMTIQTAVLIETLQALGAQVRWASCNIFSTQDHAAAAIAASGTPVFAIKGESLADYWDYTHRIFEFGAAGTEGEGPNMILDDGGDATMLMHLGKQAEKDQSVLANPTSEEEQIVFAAIKAKLAVDPTWYSRKGAQIIGVTEETTTGVHRLKEMSVKGSLMFRAINVNDSVTKSKFDNLYGCRESLVDGIKRATDVMIAGKVACVAGYGDVGKGSAQALRALSAQVWVTEIDPINALQAAMEGYKVVTMEYAADKADIFVTTTGNKDVIRHEHMVAMKDQAIVCNIGHFDNEIQVATLEQYEWEEIKPQVDHVIFPDGKRIILLAKGRLVNLGCGTGHPSFVMSSSFANQTIAQIELFTHSDFYEVGKVYVLPKHLDEKVARLHLKKVGAMLTELSDEQAAYIGVPKQGPYKPDTYRY; encoded by the coding sequence ATGAACGCTCGCATCCCGACCGCCGTCAACACCGACTGCGCCATCACCGACATCAGCCTGGCCGCCTGGGGCCGCAAAGAAATCCGCATCGCCGAGACCGAAATGCCCGGCCTGATGGCGATCCGCGAAGAGTTCGCCAAGGCGCAGCCGCTCAAGGGCGCGCGCGTCACCGGCTCGCTGCACATGACCATCCAGACGGCCGTGCTGATCGAAACCCTGCAGGCCCTGGGTGCCCAGGTGCGCTGGGCCTCGTGCAACATCTTCTCCACGCAGGACCACGCCGCCGCCGCCATCGCCGCCAGCGGCACGCCGGTGTTCGCCATCAAGGGCGAGAGCCTGGCCGACTACTGGGACTACACGCACCGCATCTTTGAATTCGGCGCCGCCGGCACCGAAGGCGAAGGCCCGAACATGATCCTGGACGACGGCGGCGACGCCACCATGCTCATGCACCTGGGCAAGCAGGCCGAGAAGGACCAGAGCGTGCTGGCCAACCCCACGAGCGAAGAAGAGCAGATCGTCTTCGCCGCCATCAAGGCCAAGCTGGCCGTGGACCCGACCTGGTACAGCCGCAAGGGCGCGCAGATCATCGGCGTGACCGAAGAGACCACCACCGGCGTGCACCGCCTGAAGGAAATGAGCGTCAAGGGCTCGCTGATGTTCCGCGCCATCAACGTGAACGACTCGGTGACCAAGAGCAAGTTCGACAACCTGTACGGCTGCCGCGAGAGCCTGGTGGACGGCATCAAGCGCGCCACCGACGTGATGATCGCCGGCAAGGTCGCCTGCGTGGCCGGCTACGGCGACGTGGGCAAGGGCTCGGCCCAGGCCCTGCGCGCCCTGAGCGCCCAGGTCTGGGTGACCGAGATCGACCCCATCAACGCCCTGCAGGCCGCGATGGAAGGTTACAAGGTCGTGACCATGGAATACGCCGCCGACAAGGCCGACATCTTCGTGACCACGACCGGCAACAAGGACGTGATCCGCCACGAGCACATGGTCGCCATGAAGGACCAGGCCATCGTCTGCAACATCGGCCACTTTGACAACGAGATCCAGGTCGCCACGCTGGAACAGTACGAGTGGGAAGAGATCAAGCCCCAGGTCGATCACGTGATCTTCCCGGACGGCAAGCGCATCATCCTGCTGGCCAAGGGCCGTCTGGTGAACCTGGGCTGCGGCACCGGCCACCCCAGCTTCGTGATGTCGTCGAGCTTCGCCAACCAGACCATCGCACAGATCGAACTGTTCACGCACAGCGATTTCTACGAAGTGGGCAAGGTCTATGTGTTGCCCAAGCACCTGGACGAGAAGGTCGCGCGCCTGCACCTGAAGAAGGTGGGCGCCATGCTGACCGAGCTGAGCGACGAGCAGGCCGCGTACATCGGCGTGCCGAAGCAGGGCCCGTACAAGCCCGACACGTATCGGTACTGA
- the metF gene encoding methylenetetrahydrofolate reductase [NAD(P)H] has product MALPLSFEFFPPKTPEGVEKLRAVRQQLYVQKPEFCSVTYGAGGSTQQGTFDTVGAILAEGVDAASHFSCIGATKASVREQLATLKAMGVKRLVALRGDLPSGYGIGGEFHHASDLVAFIREETGRDFHIEVAAYPEIHPQAKSPEADLQAYVSKVQAGADSAITQYFYNSDAYFRFVDDAHKLGATVPVVPGIMPIGSSTQLMRFSDACGAEIPRWIRLRLQGYGDDIASIKAFGLDVVTDLCDQLRSAGAPALHFYTMNQSAATLEIVKRLQLG; this is encoded by the coding sequence ATGGCGCTGCCATTGAGTTTTGAATTCTTCCCGCCCAAGACGCCCGAAGGCGTCGAGAAACTGCGCGCCGTGCGCCAGCAGCTGTATGTGCAGAAGCCCGAGTTCTGCTCGGTGACCTACGGCGCCGGCGGTTCCACGCAGCAGGGCACCTTCGACACCGTGGGTGCGATCCTCGCCGAGGGCGTGGACGCGGCCTCGCACTTCTCGTGCATCGGCGCCACCAAGGCCAGCGTGCGCGAGCAGCTCGCCACGCTCAAGGCCATGGGCGTGAAGCGCCTGGTGGCGTTGCGCGGCGACCTGCCCAGCGGCTACGGCATCGGTGGCGAGTTCCACCACGCCAGCGATCTGGTGGCCTTCATCCGCGAAGAGACCGGGCGCGACTTCCACATCGAGGTGGCGGCCTACCCGGAAATCCACCCGCAGGCCAAGTCGCCCGAGGCCGACCTGCAGGCCTATGTGAGCAAGGTCCAGGCCGGCGCGGACTCGGCCATCACGCAGTATTTCTACAACAGCGACGCCTACTTCCGCTTCGTGGACGACGCGCACAAGCTGGGTGCCACCGTGCCGGTGGTGCCGGGCATCATGCCCATCGGCAGCTCCACGCAGCTGATGCGTTTCTCCGACGCCTGCGGCGCCGAGATCCCGCGCTGGATCCGCCTTCGCCTGCAAGGCTACGGCGACGACATCGCGTCCATCAAGGCCTTTGGTCTGGACGTGGTGACCGACCTGTGCGACCAGCTCCGCAGCGCCGGCGCGCCCGCTTTGCACTTCTACACCATGAACCAGAGCGCGGCCACGCTGGAGATCGTGAAGCGGCTGCAGCTGGGATAA
- a CDS encoding MFS transporter: MSEHPLPPGHSGTALPAAPPPHARLGLWAIFGSTFFELVGYFMLLPLLLLRLKGADVSTTLAGLFAASGWVGVFVITPFASAITQRLGRRPTLWLAAAVPVVSTTGFLFTDWLPAWFVLDFIAGAASGLRWVLAEAVVAEFAPPQQRGRMVGLFETMVGTTFVIGPALLAWVGPQNPVALWLVLGSLAIGLVWSLLIPPLPSAADAHSARVGLHGVWHALRAHPLIMTVGFVGGFFESGLTSILPLYGLSLGLGVTAATLLVSASGLGSALMMLPAGLLADRMSAHPRRRFGDAHTVRLRLLHGCAVITLLATLVIPFVAQTPWLAAPVAFLWGGAGGCLYTLAMIDIGSREEGITLVNSTAVLVLSYTLGGVLAPALGAAMLDWAPVLGFPALLLAVAGPGWWLLRRAHRAG, translated from the coding sequence GTGAGCGAACACCCGCTGCCACCCGGCCACAGCGGCACCGCCCTGCCCGCGGCGCCACCGCCCCATGCCCGGCTCGGCCTCTGGGCCATCTTCGGCTCCACCTTCTTCGAGCTGGTGGGCTATTTCATGCTGCTGCCGCTGCTGCTGTTGCGGCTCAAGGGCGCCGACGTGTCCACCACCCTGGCCGGGCTGTTCGCGGCCAGCGGCTGGGTGGGGGTGTTCGTCATCACACCGTTTGCCTCGGCCATCACGCAGCGGCTGGGGCGGCGGCCCACGCTCTGGCTGGCGGCGGCGGTGCCGGTGGTGAGCACCACGGGCTTTCTGTTCACCGACTGGCTGCCGGCGTGGTTCGTGCTCGATTTCATCGCCGGCGCGGCCTCGGGCCTGCGCTGGGTGCTGGCCGAGGCGGTGGTGGCCGAGTTCGCGCCGCCGCAGCAACGCGGGCGCATGGTCGGTCTGTTCGAGACCATGGTGGGCACCACCTTCGTGATCGGCCCCGCGCTGCTGGCGTGGGTCGGCCCACAGAACCCGGTGGCGCTGTGGCTGGTGCTGGGCAGCCTGGCCATCGGGCTGGTCTGGAGCCTGCTGATCCCGCCGCTGCCCAGCGCCGCCGACGCGCACAGCGCGCGCGTGGGCCTGCACGGCGTGTGGCACGCCCTGCGCGCCCACCCGCTGATCATGACGGTGGGCTTTGTCGGCGGCTTTTTCGAGAGCGGGCTCACGTCCATCCTGCCGCTGTACGGCCTGAGCCTGGGCCTGGGGGTCACGGCGGCGACGCTGCTGGTCTCGGCCAGCGGCCTGGGCAGCGCGCTGATGATGCTGCCCGCCGGCCTGCTGGCCGATCGGATGAGCGCCCACCCGCGACGGCGTTTCGGCGACGCCCACACGGTGCGGCTTCGGCTGCTGCACGGCTGCGCCGTCATCACGCTGCTGGCCACGCTGGTGATCCCGTTCGTGGCGCAGACGCCCTGGCTGGCCGCGCCGGTGGCGTTTCTGTGGGGCGGCGCGGGTGGCTGCCTCTACACGCTGGCCATGATCGACATCGGCTCGCGCGAAGAAGGCATCACCCTGGTCAACAGCACCGCCGTGCTGGTGCTGTCGTACACGCTGGGTGGCGTGCTGGCGCCGGCCCTGGGCGCGGCCATGCTGGACTGGGCGCCGGTGCTGGGCTTTCCCGCGCTGCTGCTCGCGGTGGCCGGGCCGGGCTGGTGGCTGCTGCGCCGCGCCCACCGAGCGGGTTGA